One part of the Chryseobacterium sp. 7 genome encodes these proteins:
- a CDS encoding ADP-ribosylglycohydrolase family protein, with translation MENKVKAGIMGVCIGDALGVPVEFKKREDLKRSPVTKMLEYMSWNQPKGTWSDDSSLTLCLAEELTKGYNLEKIGQSFVKWNKYGHWTAHGRLFDIGGTTRHALARLIKGESARFSGNIFEEDNGNGSLMRILPLAFYLENENDIQKLYLTVKEVSTITHGHFRSVFACFIYVIFTIQLLKGKNKREAYAYTQKIALDYAEEQEFNPNEIELFGRILKSDISQYPEDEIKSGGYVLHSLEASLWCFLNSESYSEAVLKAVNLGEDTDTTGAITGGIAGIYYGYESIPEEWISELVRKDDIEKLCEKLHQKLMN, from the coding sequence ATGGAAAACAAAGTAAAAGCCGGAATTATGGGTGTCTGCATTGGAGATGCACTTGGAGTTCCGGTGGAATTTAAAAAAAGAGAAGACTTAAAACGTTCTCCGGTAACAAAAATGTTGGAATACATGTCCTGGAACCAGCCCAAAGGAACGTGGAGTGATGACAGCTCTCTTACACTTTGTCTTGCTGAAGAGCTTACCAAAGGCTACAATCTGGAAAAAATAGGGCAAAGCTTTGTGAAATGGAATAAATACGGTCATTGGACAGCCCATGGAAGACTTTTTGATATCGGAGGAACAACAAGACATGCTCTGGCAAGATTAATCAAAGGTGAAAGTGCTAGATTTTCAGGAAATATTTTTGAAGAAGACAACGGAAATGGCTCTCTAATGAGAATCCTTCCCCTTGCTTTTTATCTTGAAAATGAAAATGATATTCAGAAACTCTATCTGACTGTAAAAGAGGTTTCAACAATAACTCACGGCCATTTTCGTTCTGTTTTTGCCTGTTTCATCTATGTTATTTTTACCATTCAATTGTTGAAAGGGAAGAACAAAAGAGAAGCATATGCTTATACACAAAAAATTGCATTAGATTATGCTGAAGAACAAGAATTTAATCCAAATGAAATTGAACTTTTCGGAAGAATTCTGAAAAGTGATATTTCTCAATATCCTGAAGATGAAATCAAGAGTGGTGGCTATGTCCTTCACAGCCTGGAAGCTTCCTTGTGGTGTTTTCTAAACTCAGAAAGCTATTCTGAAGCCGTTTTAAAGGCTGTCAACCTTGGAGAAGATACCGATACAACAGGAGCTATTACCGGAGGCATTGCAGGTATTTACTATGGATATGAAAGTATTCCGGAAGAATGGATTTCAGAGCTCGTGAGAAAGGATGATATTGAGAAATTGTGTGAGAAATTACACCAAAAATTAATGAATTAA
- a CDS encoding RNA 2'-phosphotransferase, translating into MNEIEKKKISKFLSLILRHQPESIGLTLDENGWADIEELRTKSAKRRIYFTPEELDEVVETNNKKRFAFNEDKTMIRASQGHSIDIDLALETKQPPEFLYHGTAEANITSILEKGIEKRTRQHVHLSADKETATKVGMRHGKPVILTIRTGTMHQEGLSFYQSANGVWLTDFVDTKYISK; encoded by the coding sequence ATGAACGAAATAGAAAAGAAAAAAATAAGTAAATTTTTAAGCCTGATCCTACGACATCAGCCGGAAAGTATTGGACTTACGCTGGATGAAAACGGTTGGGCAGACATAGAAGAGCTGAGAACTAAATCAGCCAAAAGAAGAATATATTTTACTCCCGAAGAATTGGATGAGGTAGTAGAAACCAACAATAAAAAACGTTTTGCTTTTAACGAAGATAAAACCATGATCAGGGCAAGTCAGGGGCATTCTATTGATATAGACCTGGCTTTGGAAACAAAACAGCCCCCTGAATTTCTCTACCACGGAACTGCAGAAGCCAATATCACGTCTATTTTAGAAAAAGGAATTGAAAAAAGAACCCGTCAGCATGTACACTTAAGTGCTGATAAAGAGACTGCTACAAAGGTCGGAATGAGACATGGCAAACCTGTAATTCTTACTATCAGAACCGGAACAATGCATCAGGAAGGATTATCTTTTTACCAGTCTGCGAACGGAGTATGGCTGACAGATTTTGTAGATACAAAATATATTTCAAAGTAA
- a CDS encoding metallophosphoesterase family protein produces the protein MSRTLVIGDIHGGFKALQQVLERAGVTENDQLIFLGDYVDGWSESSQIIQFLLELSEKQKCIFIKGNHDAWCEDWLALGQKPDVWLFNGGQKTVESYTDYSLEDLDIHLEFFQRMKNYYIDDQNRLFIHAGYASMHGPEKEVYSSNYRWDRTLWETAVAMDKKLDKNSELYPKRLLLYKEIFIGHTPTLDIGIKIPANKANIWNMDTGAAYTGSLSIMDIDTKRFWQSDTLPSLYPKEKGRN, from the coding sequence ATGAGCAGAACATTAGTCATAGGAGACATTCATGGAGGATTTAAAGCCTTACAGCAGGTTCTTGAAAGAGCAGGTGTGACAGAAAATGATCAGCTGATTTTCTTGGGAGATTATGTAGACGGATGGAGTGAATCTTCACAAATTATACAGTTTCTATTGGAACTTTCAGAAAAACAAAAATGCATTTTTATCAAAGGAAATCATGATGCATGGTGCGAAGACTGGCTGGCATTGGGGCAAAAACCGGATGTATGGCTTTTTAATGGAGGACAAAAAACGGTAGAAAGCTATACAGACTACTCCCTTGAAGATTTAGATATTCATCTCGAATTCTTTCAAAGAATGAAGAACTATTACATTGATGATCAGAACAGATTATTTATCCATGCGGGTTATGCTTCCATGCACGGGCCGGAAAAAGAAGTCTATTCCAGCAATTACCGATGGGACAGGACGCTTTGGGAAACCGCTGTAGCAATGGATAAAAAACTGGACAAGAACTCAGAATTATATCCTAAAAGACTGCTTCTGTACAAAGAAATATTTATTGGGCATACGCCAACTCTTGATATTGGAATTAAGATACCAGCCAATAAAGCCAATATCTGGAATATGGATACCGGAGCTGCTTATACCGGATCTTTATCCATCATGGATATTGATACCAAACGGTTCTGGCAAAGCGATACGCTTCCCTCCTTATATCCTAAAGAGAAGGGCAGAAATTAA
- a CDS encoding cupin-like domain-containing protein: MGIILKPIDVVEDISKEEFYEKYLKPRRPVVIRNMAKNWPAYQKWTMEYMKEVVGDVEVPLYDSSKADPSAPINAAAAKMKFGDYIDLIQREPTDLRIFLFDPIKYAPKLLDDYISPKKLMGGFLDKYPNMFFGGKGSVTFLHFDIDMAHIFHTHFNGRKHILLFDYKWRERLYQIPYATYALEDYDIENPDFTKFPALDGVEGIECYLEHGDTLFMPTGWWHWMKYLDGSFSISLRAWDKSWAVKAHSLWNLTVQRKFDDIMKSNFKKSYMDWKEKMAVKRAEMALKRGLPR; this comes from the coding sequence ATGGGAATTATTTTAAAGCCTATAGATGTTGTAGAAGACATTTCGAAAGAAGAATTCTACGAAAAATATCTGAAGCCAAGAAGGCCCGTTGTCATCAGGAATATGGCAAAAAACTGGCCGGCTTACCAAAAATGGACGATGGAATATATGAAGGAGGTTGTAGGAGATGTGGAGGTACCGCTATATGACAGCTCAAAGGCAGACCCTTCTGCTCCCATCAATGCTGCCGCCGCAAAAATGAAGTTTGGAGATTATATAGATCTTATACAACGTGAGCCTACTGACCTCAGAATATTTCTTTTTGATCCTATAAAATATGCTCCCAAGCTTTTGGATGATTATATTTCTCCAAAAAAATTAATGGGCGGCTTTCTGGATAAATATCCCAATATGTTCTTTGGAGGAAAGGGTTCTGTAACATTCCTTCACTTTGATATTGATATGGCTCATATCTTCCATACTCACTTCAACGGAAGAAAGCATATTCTTCTGTTTGATTATAAATGGAGAGAAAGACTTTACCAGATTCCTTATGCAACCTATGCACTGGAGGATTATGATATAGAAAATCCGGATTTCACAAAATTCCCGGCGCTGGATGGCGTAGAAGGAATTGAATGTTATCTTGAACATGGAGATACATTATTTATGCCTACCGGATGGTGGCACTGGATGAAATATCTGGACGGAAGTTTCTCTATTTCTTTGAGAGCATGGGACAAATCATGGGCGGTAAAAGCACACTCTCTTTGGAATCTTACCGTACAGCGTAAATTTGATGACATTATGAAATCAAATTTCAAAAAGAGCTATATGGACTGGAAAGAGAAAATGGCTGTTAAAAGAGCAGAAATGGCCTTGAAGAGAGGCTTACCAAGATAA
- a CDS encoding TonB-dependent receptor: MKKNISLFLMLFFTVLTFAQKTVSGKITDDDGVAIPSASVTVEEPGKDAILAYGITNSKGEYKVTFTSAESNVDLKVKAFNQKPLTKQISNSDQTLNFKMQSEATEIKEVQLKTKMITARGDTISYDLKAFNSKNDRTLADVMKKIPGIEVNTDGTILYQGNAINKFYVNGKDLMEGGYGTINNSLPKDAVQKVEVLENHQPVKILQDKVPSDQAAINIKLKNSVTMTGRGEVGTGFGDPWLWNVKLTPMFFGQKSQWVVNYKTNNMGEQVENEGNILAFGNRFEGKRINASQNDWLNVENADTPNLPVKRYLMNNVHYLSANYLTNIDKKKEWELKANANYTNNAVERESYSQTDYFGGSSNIIKILNNFYTDKAKGELIFTKNAKKGFFKNTTSFSQYWNADRGIVDRTDAKTGIQRNANEGIESPTTSFQNSLSTIIPWKEKMVNLLSYVSYQTDRQTLEVNPSSYLDIPGFEAVANTEFATQNLRLKTFEANHSANIGFSVKGWTFTPEVGFNFKSTDMVSDLSNIKAIPSTNPNTPNPQPDAYSNDLKYTTATPYGSLGINYKNESWMIYANFPVNSNNIKAEDPLRFVSKSLNKVTFEPNIFAQYSFASFWKASVNANINNNFGEINTAYSGFLMTSPGGIIAMDIKNPIPQNNNKSAGTRIEYRNPLNNLFFNVNYRYSDAKRNLISNPEINGAGYTIMKYKEQDNHVLSKGYSVEVGKYFPKFKTNASLSYSNNTTESDAFLNDKSYTNKNNGQSFGLKFNNTYFSWMSVDYNASLTRTKQTSVGELNSNATRTGFTHNLGVFFYPIENHTVGFNWDQVNTNAMGQKYHNGFYDVSYQFSWAKKKIDFELKWMNIANKKVFETYDINTTNIAYTRYQLRPSQVMFTVKFNFK; encoded by the coding sequence ATGAAAAAAAATATTTCTTTATTTCTGATGCTTTTCTTTACTGTGCTTACTTTTGCGCAGAAAACAGTATCAGGAAAGATTACTGATGATGACGGGGTTGCCATACCAAGTGCCAGTGTGACGGTAGAAGAACCTGGCAAAGATGCTATTCTGGCTTATGGAATTACCAATTCCAAAGGAGAATACAAAGTAACTTTCACTTCAGCAGAATCCAATGTAGATCTTAAAGTGAAAGCATTCAATCAGAAACCGCTTACAAAGCAAATCAGTAACAGCGATCAGACTCTGAATTTCAAAATGCAGTCTGAAGCCACAGAAATTAAAGAAGTACAGCTGAAAACAAAAATGATTACCGCAAGAGGGGATACTATTTCTTACGATCTTAAAGCATTCAACAGTAAAAATGACAGAACGCTGGCAGATGTAATGAAAAAAATTCCCGGAATTGAAGTGAATACAGACGGAACAATCCTTTATCAGGGGAATGCCATCAACAAATTCTATGTAAACGGAAAAGACCTTATGGAAGGAGGTTATGGAACGATCAACAATTCCCTTCCGAAAGATGCAGTACAGAAAGTAGAAGTTCTTGAAAACCACCAGCCGGTAAAAATCCTTCAGGACAAAGTACCTTCAGATCAGGCTGCCATTAATATCAAGCTGAAAAATTCCGTTACCATGACCGGTAGAGGGGAAGTAGGAACGGGCTTCGGAGATCCATGGCTTTGGAATGTAAAGCTGACACCCATGTTTTTCGGACAGAAAAGTCAATGGGTAGTCAATTATAAAACCAATAATATGGGTGAACAGGTGGAGAATGAGGGAAATATTCTGGCATTTGGAAACAGATTTGAGGGAAAAAGAATCAACGCCTCTCAAAATGATTGGCTTAACGTAGAAAATGCAGATACACCTAATCTTCCGGTTAAAAGATATCTGATGAATAATGTTCATTACTTATCAGCCAATTATCTTACCAATATTGATAAGAAAAAGGAATGGGAGCTTAAAGCTAATGCAAATTATACTAACAATGCTGTGGAAAGAGAATCCTATAGTCAAACTGATTATTTTGGAGGGAGTTCTAATATCATAAAAATACTGAATAACTTTTATACAGATAAAGCAAAAGGAGAATTGATATTTACAAAGAATGCCAAAAAAGGATTTTTTAAAAATACCACAAGTTTCTCTCAATATTGGAATGCGGATAGAGGGATTGTTGACAGAACCGATGCAAAAACTGGAATACAAAGAAATGCGAATGAAGGGATTGAATCTCCAACAACATCTTTCCAGAATTCACTAAGTACAATTATTCCTTGGAAGGAAAAAATGGTAAATCTTTTATCTTATGTAAGCTATCAAACAGATAGACAGACTTTGGAAGTTAACCCATCATCTTATTTGGATATTCCTGGATTTGAGGCAGTAGCTAATACAGAGTTTGCAACACAAAATTTAAGGCTTAAGACTTTTGAAGCTAATCATTCCGCCAACATTGGTTTTTCTGTCAAAGGATGGACATTTACTCCAGAAGTTGGGTTTAATTTCAAAAGTACAGATATGGTTTCAGATTTGTCAAATATTAAAGCAATTCCATCTACCAACCCTAATACTCCCAATCCTCAACCTGATGCATATAGCAATGATTTGAAATATACGACAGCCACACCATACGGAAGTTTAGGAATAAATTATAAAAATGAATCGTGGATGATTTATGCTAATTTTCCAGTAAATTCAAATAATATTAAAGCAGAAGATCCATTAAGGTTTGTTTCGAAATCATTAAATAAAGTAACCTTTGAACCCAATATTTTTGCTCAGTATTCATTTGCTTCATTTTGGAAAGCATCCGTAAATGCTAATATTAATAATAATTTTGGAGAAATAAATACGGCATATTCTGGGTTTTTAATGACTTCTCCAGGTGGAATCATTGCAATGGATATTAAAAACCCAATTCCTCAAAATAATAACAAATCTGCAGGAACAAGAATAGAATATAGAAATCCATTGAATAATTTATTCTTTAATGTTAATTACAGATATTCTGATGCCAAGAGAAACTTAATTTCAAACCCGGAAATCAATGGAGCTGGATATACCATAATGAAATATAAAGAGCAGGACAATCATGTATTAAGTAAGGGATATAGTGTAGAAGTTGGAAAATATTTTCCAAAATTTAAAACGAACGCATCACTTAGCTACAGCAATAATACAACAGAATCTGATGCATTCTTGAATGATAAATCCTATACTAATAAGAATAATGGTCAGTCATTTGGTCTTAAATTCAATAATACATATTTCAGTTGGATGAGTGTTGATTATAATGCAAGTCTTACTAGAACAAAGCAGACAAGTGTAGGAGAATTAAACTCTAACGCTACCAGAACAGGATTTACACATAATCTAGGGGTTTTCTTCTATCCTATAGAAAATCATACTGTTGGATTTAATTGGGATCAGGTAAATACAAATGCAATGGGGCAAAAATATCACAATGGATTCTATGATGTATCATATCAGTTTTCTTGGGCTAAAAAGAAGATTGATTTTGAACTAAAATGGATGAATATCGCAAACAAAAAAGTTTTCGAAACCTATGATATTAATACTACAAATATTGCTTATACAAGGTATCAGCTCCGCCCTAGCCAGGTAATGTTTACCGTAAAATTCAACTTTAAATAA
- a CDS encoding DinB family protein gives MDTLSQLKSELEGEFQTTKKFIELFPEGKNDFAPHEKSMKLMPLATHLVEVFEWPSTILNTSELDFGKGEYKPTVLSTKEDLMKKLEEDYQAGKKALENSTEDDLNPSWTIKNDGHELASWSKYGAIRHALNQITHHRAQLGVYYRLNNIPLPGSYGPSADQQSF, from the coding sequence ATGGATACCTTATCTCAATTAAAATCCGAACTGGAGGGAGAATTCCAAACCACCAAAAAATTTATTGAACTTTTCCCTGAAGGAAAAAATGACTTCGCACCTCATGAAAAAAGCATGAAACTGATGCCCCTTGCCACCCATCTTGTAGAAGTTTTTGAATGGCCGAGCACCATTTTGAATACTTCCGAGCTTGATTTTGGCAAAGGCGAATATAAGCCTACCGTTCTTTCCACAAAAGAAGATCTTATGAAAAAACTGGAAGAAGATTATCAGGCCGGTAAAAAAGCTCTTGAAAACAGCACAGAAGACGATCTGAATCCCAGCTGGACGATTAAAAATGACGGCCATGAACTGGCAAGCTGGAGCAAATACGGAGCAATCCGCCATGCTTTAAACCAGATCACGCACCACAGGGCGCAGCTGGGTGTATATTACAGACTGAACAATATTCCTTTGCCAGGAAGCTATGGGCCTTCAGCAGACCAGCAAAGTTTTTAA
- a CDS encoding GLPGLI family protein gives MKKLFSLFLITLFAFAGAQESKETANRFFYELTFKPKKDSAKVDKVITILDITPKKSIYQDYTMPAQDSIIKAQVEEMEKTKSFKDMSKMIKWPKFSYKIVKNYPDMKVQYVDKISRNFFSYDDNVKLQWNILPEKQKIGTYNTQKATTEFGGRTWTAWFSSDIPFQDGPYKFYGLPGLIVKVEDADKNYSWLLSGNKKIDNYDEISYADKINAKMGMSSNTVTPTTKEKFQKSFDAFKADPFAESRPYMTAETMSKPMPGTDGTIGDFMKRMEKQVKDFFGANDNPIEKEQASDKKKK, from the coding sequence ATGAAAAAATTATTTTCTCTATTTCTTATCACTCTTTTTGCATTTGCAGGAGCGCAGGAGTCGAAGGAAACAGCTAATCGTTTCTTTTATGAACTGACCTTTAAGCCGAAGAAAGATTCAGCAAAGGTGGATAAGGTAATTACCATCCTTGATATTACTCCCAAAAAATCTATCTACCAGGATTATACAATGCCTGCTCAGGACTCAATTATTAAAGCTCAGGTAGAAGAGATGGAAAAAACCAAATCTTTTAAGGACATGAGTAAAATGATTAAATGGCCGAAGTTTTCTTACAAGATTGTGAAAAACTATCCGGACATGAAAGTGCAGTATGTAGATAAAATCAGCAGAAACTTTTTCTCTTATGATGATAATGTGAAACTGCAATGGAATATTTTGCCGGAAAAACAGAAAATAGGAACCTATAATACACAAAAAGCAACCACTGAATTTGGAGGAAGAACATGGACAGCGTGGTTCAGTTCAGATATTCCTTTTCAGGATGGACCATATAAATTTTACGGGCTGCCTGGTTTGATTGTGAAGGTTGAAGACGCAGATAAAAACTATTCATGGTTACTAAGCGGAAATAAAAAAATAGACAACTATGACGAAATTTCTTATGCAGATAAGATTAATGCGAAGATGGGAATGTCTAGTAATACGGTAACACCAACTACCAAGGAAAAATTTCAGAAGTCATTTGATGCCTTTAAAGCAGATCCGTTTGCAGAATCCCGTCCCTATATGACCGCTGAGACAATGAGCAAGCCAATGCCTGGAACAGATGGAACCATAGGAGATTTTATGAAAAGAATGGAAAAACAGGTGAAAGATTTCTTCGGAGCCAATGACAATCCAATAGAAAAAGAACAAGCTTCTGACAAGAAGAAAAAATAA
- a CDS encoding ferrous iron transport protein A, whose protein sequence is MEEKGLHKLSGFPKNKMGKILGYDNDHLKMPNKIIEMGLLPETTFRILYQAPFNGPMYVEFGAEKSRIALREEEGDYIIVEELN, encoded by the coding sequence TTGGAAGAGAAAGGATTACATAAATTAAGTGGATTCCCTAAAAACAAAATGGGGAAGATATTGGGGTATGATAACGACCATCTTAAAATGCCCAATAAAATTATTGAAATGGGGCTTCTTCCGGAAACCACTTTCAGAATTTTGTATCAGGCACCGTTCAATGGCCCTATGTATGTGGAGTTTGGAGCAGAAAAAAGCCGGATTGCTCTTCGTGAGGAAGAAGGAGATTATATTATTGTTGAAGAATTGAATTAA
- the feoB gene encoding ferrous iron transport protein B, translated as MQENKKKQILLVGNPNVGKSTVFNTLCNKKQKTGNYAGVTVASHSGNYTYKNEDVEVIDLPGSYSVYPSSEDEAIFSKYLIDEQKNYAGVVYILEALSLKRGLLLFQQIQDLGIPMILIVNQIDQAERRGITIDIQKFSEALGIKIIQTNAKKQIGINEVREAVYNNEFVKTNKLSFETPNEHRDFIQKLAAHKGFDNEYKAWMSLSLGTDLGRIGSVMEQLNEAESKSLVPKRLQVQETVRRYQNVDKILADVIYKKAQFKELLTEKLDKVLVHKFWGYVVFLLILLVIFQSVFFLAEYPMNWIESSFSWLAAFTSEHLPEGPINSLISNGIVPGIGGIVVFAPQIGILLYFLYLLEDSGYMARVVFLMDRLLRPFGLNGKSIVPLVSGTACAIPAVISTRNIENVKERLLTILVTPFMTCSARLPVYSIIIGLIISEGSFLGIKYKALVLMGMYLLGFLVALFSAAVLKRFIKSKGKTYLVMDLPTYKKPLFGYDLKMVLGKVWDFITGAGKIIFIVSIIIWFLSYFGPSQKADQFVATDVHLDHSYLAKMGKGIEPVIAPLGYDWKMGVGILTSFVAREVFVGTMSTLYSLEDDAPEVKVIDKMRRDVKPNGEKVFSFATGISVLLFYAFAMQCVSTLAVVYRETKSWKWTGFQVVMMTGLAYFVSMIVYQILK; from the coding sequence ATGCAGGAAAACAAGAAAAAACAGATACTTTTAGTCGGAAATCCTAATGTAGGAAAGTCAACGGTTTTTAATACGCTTTGCAACAAAAAGCAGAAAACCGGAAACTATGCCGGCGTTACCGTTGCAAGCCATTCGGGAAACTATACCTATAAAAATGAGGATGTGGAGGTTATTGACCTTCCGGGTTCATACAGTGTATACCCAAGTTCAGAAGATGAGGCTATTTTTTCCAAATATCTTATTGATGAGCAGAAAAACTACGCAGGAGTTGTTTATATTCTTGAAGCATTAAGTTTAAAAAGAGGATTGCTTCTCTTTCAGCAGATCCAGGATCTTGGTATTCCGATGATTCTGATTGTCAATCAGATTGACCAGGCGGAGAGAAGAGGAATCACAATAGATATTCAGAAATTTTCTGAAGCATTAGGCATTAAAATCATTCAGACTAATGCCAAAAAGCAGATTGGTATTAACGAAGTAAGAGAAGCTGTTTACAACAATGAATTTGTAAAAACAAATAAGCTCTCTTTTGAAACACCAAATGAACACAGAGATTTTATTCAGAAACTTGCGGCACACAAAGGTTTCGATAACGAATATAAAGCCTGGATGAGCCTTTCACTGGGAACAGATCTTGGAAGAATTGGCTCTGTCATGGAACAGCTGAATGAAGCTGAGTCTAAAAGTTTGGTTCCAAAAAGATTACAGGTTCAGGAAACCGTTAGAAGATATCAGAACGTAGACAAAATATTGGCGGATGTCATTTACAAAAAAGCACAGTTCAAAGAATTATTGACTGAAAAACTGGATAAAGTTTTGGTTCATAAATTCTGGGGATACGTAGTCTTTTTACTCATCCTTCTGGTAATTTTTCAAAGTGTGTTCTTCCTTGCAGAATATCCGATGAACTGGATTGAAAGTTCCTTCTCATGGTTGGCAGCATTCACTAGCGAGCATCTTCCCGAAGGACCAATTAATTCATTGATCTCAAATGGAATTGTTCCGGGAATAGGAGGAATTGTAGTTTTTGCCCCACAGATTGGAATTCTGTTGTACTTCCTTTACCTGTTAGAAGATTCAGGGTATATGGCGAGAGTGGTATTTCTGATGGACAGGTTGCTTCGCCCTTTCGGGCTTAACGGGAAAAGTATCGTTCCATTGGTTTCAGGAACTGCCTGTGCTATCCCTGCAGTAATTTCCACAAGAAATATTGAAAACGTAAAAGAAAGATTACTGACCATTTTGGTAACACCTTTTATGACCTGTTCTGCGAGGCTTCCGGTATACAGTATTATCATCGGACTGATCATCTCAGAAGGATCATTTTTAGGAATAAAATATAAAGCACTGGTCCTGATGGGAATGTATCTCCTTGGATTCCTGGTTGCCTTATTCTCAGCAGCAGTCCTTAAAAGATTTATTAAAAGTAAAGGAAAAACATACCTGGTAATGGATCTTCCTACCTATAAAAAACCACTTTTCGGATATGATTTGAAAATGGTTTTAGGAAAAGTCTGGGACTTTATTACCGGAGCCGGAAAAATAATTTTCATTGTAAGTATCATTATCTGGTTCCTGAGCTATTTCGGGCCAAGCCAGAAAGCAGACCAGTTTGTAGCTACAGACGTTCACCTGGACCATTCTTACCTTGCTAAGATGGGTAAAGGAATAGAACCTGTAATTGCTCCGCTTGGTTACGACTGGAAAATGGGTGTAGGAATTCTTACGAGTTTCGTAGCCAGAGAAGTTTTCGTGGGAACAATGTCTACCCTTTACAGTCTGGAAGATGATGCTCCGGAAGTAAAAGTAATTGATAAAATGAGAAGAGATGTAAAACCCAACGGAGAAAAAGTCTTCAGTTTTGCAACCGGAATCTCGGTTCTTCTTTTCTATGCATTTGCAATGCAGTGTGTTTCTACACTTGCAGTAGTCTACAGAGAAACCAAAAGCTGGAAATGGACTGGCTTTCAGGTGGTCATGATGACAGGTTTGGCATATTTTGTGTCGATGATAGTATACCAGATTTTAAAGTAA
- a CDS encoding DUF4421 family protein encodes MIFFKAGLPVLFSLFVFQVKAQSDTVNTRSYADQVMIRVNLDTNIESYVFSEGEGKNAKETVLSINNKTKTSLSVDYRIISATLSFAPRFLEGNNDDNMKGKSSYTDFSFRFFPGRIIQNLYYKNVRGFYVENMKDLLPQWEEGRDPYIQFPDLRVQSFGGSTSYILNKNFSARTIYTQGEWQKKSSGSWVPFVDYDLTIFRNNIDGVKDKETQYNIGGNIGYFYNWVIGTKVNIAPYLAVGIGGKFSSYRDFENGGVKEKAQYATIRMQGGLHVGFNTDRFLFGGKMNFNANSYDQKNNQTVENNNLYGLLYIGYRFAPPKVVKNTYDKIQKKIPIL; translated from the coding sequence TTGATTTTTTTTAAAGCAGGATTGCCTGTATTATTTTCTTTATTTGTTTTTCAGGTAAAAGCACAGTCAGATACCGTAAATACCAGGTCTTATGCAGACCAGGTAATGATCCGTGTGAATCTTGATACCAATATTGAGAGCTATGTCTTTTCGGAAGGAGAAGGTAAAAATGCCAAAGAAACCGTCCTGTCCATCAATAATAAAACAAAAACCTCTCTTTCAGTTGATTATAGAATCATAAGTGCAACATTGTCATTTGCTCCCAGATTTTTAGAGGGAAATAATGATGACAATATGAAAGGGAAAAGTTCTTATACTGATTTCAGCTTCAGGTTTTTTCCCGGCAGAATCATCCAGAATCTATACTATAAAAATGTAAGAGGCTTTTATGTGGAAAATATGAAAGACCTTTTACCGCAATGGGAGGAAGGAAGAGATCCGTATATTCAGTTTCCGGATCTTAGAGTGCAAAGCTTTGGAGGTTCTACCTCTTATATTCTTAATAAAAATTTTTCAGCAAGAACAATTTATACTCAGGGTGAATGGCAAAAGAAAAGCAGCGGAAGCTGGGTTCCTTTTGTGGATTATGACCTTACTATTTTCAGAAATAACATTGACGGAGTAAAAGACAAAGAAACCCAATACAATATTGGAGGTAACATCGGATATTTTTACAATTGGGTCATTGGGACAAAAGTAAATATAGCTCCATATCTGGCTGTTGGCATCGGGGGGAAATTCTCCAGCTATCGGGATTTTGAGAATGGAGGAGTAAAAGAAAAAGCACAATATGCCACCATAAGAATGCAGGGTGGGCTGCATGTAGGTTTTAATACAGACCGGTTTCTATTTGGGGGGAAGATGAATTTTAATGCCAATAGCTACGATCAGAAAAACAACCAGACTGTAGAGAATAATAACCTCTATGGCCTATTATACATTGGGTATCGTTTTGCACCACCGAAAGTTGTAAAAAATACCTATGATAAAATTCAAAAAAAGATTCCCATTCTATAA